The Herbiconiux sp. A18JL235 region GACGGGGCGAGCACCGGCGGAACCGTGTTCACGCCGGCCGGCGGGCGCATCCAGAACCTCCACGCCTCCGTCTCGGCCGGACTGTTCGGGTACACGGTGAACGGGGGCGCGGATGCGGTCACCGGGCGCGAGTACCAGAACACGCTGTTCGTCTTCGACCCGCGGTCGGTGTCGGGCAAGGCCGAGGAGGTCGCCGGGTTCGGGGGAGAGCCGCTGCGGGTGGTCGACTGGCAGTTCGTGCCCGGCAGCTCGTCGATCGTGGCCCAGAGCACCGACCAGCAGCTCTACCTTCTCGATCCGATCGGCGGGGCCGAGCCGGTGCCGCTCGGGCAGCACGCCGAGATGCGCGACTTCCTCGCCGGGGGGCTGCAGCTCGTGGTGGCCGACCCGGCGGGCACCTCCACCATCGACCTCTCCACCGGGCAGGTGGCGCCGCTCGTGCAGAGCGCCCCCGAGGTCGACCCCGCGCTGTACCCGGGCACGATCGTGACGTTGGCGAGCGGGGCGACCGTGCGGCAGTACGACGAGGTCGACTACAGCTCCGCCGCGCCCGTGCAGCAGTCGCAGATCGTGTACGCCGACGACACGGGAACCCGCGAGCTGTACCGGCCCGCCTCGGCGGGGGCCCGCATCCGCGGCTTCTGCGTCTCGCCCAACGGGCAATACCTCGCCGTCGAGACCATCGCGTCGGGCGCCGTCACCGACGGGTACCCGCTTCCCGGCTACTCCGAGATGACGACGACCTTCGTGCAGATCGCCACCGGCACCGTCACCCGGAGCGTGCCGGGGTTCCTTCCCGACTGGTGTGCGTAGCGCGTGTCGCGCATCGTGGCCGGCGCTCTGCGGGGCGAGTGCGGGTCTTGATACGCTCACCGTAGCGGCTTGCCGACCCGAGGCCGGCCAGGGTGTGGGCAGTTCTCCTCAGGTGCATGAGCCGGTGGATCCGCCCGGGTGGTCGGGAGGCCAGACGACAGTGACGGCGCAACACGACCCGCTCGCCGACGCCGCCGGCATCGCCGCCGATCGCCGTGCCATGCTCACGACGGTCGGTGTCACGAGCGGCCTGTTCGGGGTGACCGTGAGCATCCAATCAGTGCTCGTGCTCGGAGCGTTCTCGTCGACGCTGCGTGCCCAAGACGCGTCGCCGCTCGCCGACGTCACCGTGCGGGTGCTCATCAACCTGCTCTCGGTGGGCGTCGTCGTGCTGCTGACTTCGGTGCTGCAGGTGGAACAGCACCGCGGGCCCGCCCTCGCCCTCCGCGGGCTCGCCGCCGTCGTCGGCGGCGCCGGGCTGCGCGGGGCGTTGCAACTGGCGGCCGGTGTGTATCCGATCGACCCGCCGAACGCTGTGCTCACCGATGCACTCATCGGCTCGGTGCTGTTCGCGGTGACGCTGGTGGCGGGCCTCGTGATCGTGGGTCTGCTCCGTCGCCTCCGCGACGAGGAGCGCCAGCGCTTCGCCCAGGAGCTCACCGCCCGCGAGGCCCTCGAGTCGCTGCAGCGCGAGGAGCTGCGGGTGCGCCGTGAGGTCGCGGAGAACATCCACGGATCGGTGCAGAACCGCTTCGTGCTCCTCGCGGCCGAGCTCGCCGCCGTCGCCGACGGTCTCGACGAATGCGACGGGCCCCACGGCCCGCCCGACGCACCCCGAACCCGCGGCGACCGCATCCGCGCGGTGGCGAACGAGCTCGACCGCTTGCGCGAGAGCGAACTGCGCGCTCTCAGCGAGATGCTCTACCCCATCGACCTCGACCGCGGCCTGCCGACGGCCTTGCGATCGCTGTTCGCGCGCATCCCGCCGAGCATCCGAACCGAGTTGACGATCGACCCCCGAGCGGATGCTGCTGCCGCCCGCCTCCCCGAACCCGCAGCGATCCTCGTGCTGCGAGTCGTCGAAGACGGCGTCTCGAACGCGCTGCGCCACGGCAAGGCGTCGGCGCTCGCACTCTCGATGGACGTAGACGGCGACACGATCGTGCTCGCCCTCCGCGACGACGGGGTCGGGCTGCCGCCCGATCCGCGCTGGAGCGGGTTGGCGCGGCTGCGCCGCCAGCTCGAGTCGGTCGGCGGCGCGCTCGCTCTCCGCGGCGGCAACGATGACGGCGGGCCCGGCCCTGGTGCCGTGCTCGAAGCCCGGCTCCCGCTCCCCACCTGAACGGCCGTCAGCTTCCGGCCTGACACCTCGGCGAGGCGGGTCAGGCGGGTCAGGCGGGTCAGGCGGTTTCGGTGAGGAATCGGCGCACGGCTTCGACGCGGGGGTTGCGTTCGCCGTCGGCGCTGATCTCGAGGGCCTGGTAGATGGTGGAGACGTGGTTGTCGACGGAACGGTCGGCGATGCCGAGGCGGTGGGCGATGGCCGTGTTGGTGAGCCCCTCGGCGACGAGTTCGAGCACCTCGTACTGGCGGGGGCTGAGGGCGTCGAGTCCGGTGCCTCTGCGGGGCGAGCGACGCTCGCTGAGTGCCGGGTCGAGCACCGTGCGACCCTGGGCCGTGGCCTCGAGCGCGGCCAGCAGCCCGCGGCTCGACAGCGATGACGTCTTCGAGAGGTAGCTCCAGCCGCGCAGCTCCGAGGCGGCGAGATCGAGCAGTGCGTTCATGTTGTCGGTGGCGGAGAGCAGCACGATGCCGAGACCGGGCTGCTCGGACCGCAGCCACCGCCCCAGCGTGATGCCGTCGCCGTCGGGGAGCCGGTAGTCGAGCAGGGCCACGTCGAGCCGGCGGCCGGTGAGTCCCTCGCGTGCCGAGGCCGCGTCGGGCCAGGCGCCGACGAGGTCGAACCTGCCCGCCGACGACAGCAGCGCAGCGATCATCTGCCGGAAGAGCGGCTGATCCTCGACCACAGCCACCCGGATCGGGCCCCGCGCGACACCCGGGTCGGGGGCGCTCATGCTGCACGTCCAGATGTCACGATCATCCAGCGTAGCGAAACCCGGATGCACGCCCACGTCACGAGCCGGCCCCGGCACCGCTCGGGTCGGCTGGCGACGCGGGCACAGCAGTCAGCGGTCGAAGAAGTTGCCGAGGGATCCGAGGTCGATCGAGGGGAGCTCGAACGCCGAGCCCGCCTCGCTCAGCTGCTCGCCGAACCCGGTCGCCTGCTCGCCGAGGGCGCCCGCCTGCTCGCTGAGCGCACCGGCCTGCTCGCCGAAACCCGAGACGGCCTCCTCGCCGAGAGCGCCCGCCTGCTCGCCGAGGCCCGAGACGGCCTCGCCCGCGCCGGCGGCGAGTTCGTCGAAGCCACCGGAGAACGCCTCGAAGTCGACACCGAGCCCGGCCGCCTGCTCGAGCAGCGGTGTGGCGACGCTGCTCACGATCGCTCCTCCCGCGACCGCGGCGAGCAGACCCCCTGCTGCGCCGAGCCCAAGGCCCGCCGCGGCTCCGGCGCCCGCCGCCGCGAACCCGCCGACACCTCGACGACCCGCGCCCGCATCCGCGTCGCCGCCCCGCGCACCCGCGCCCGGCATCTTCCCGAGCAGCCCGCGCAGGAACCCCGGGCTCCGCGCCTCCCCGCGCGTGGCGGCGAGGGCGAGGTCGTCTGCCGAGCCCGATCGGGGCTGCTCGTTCGCCGGCAGCTCGGCGCGAAGACGCGCCTCGACCTGCTCGCGCTGGGCGGGGGTGAGCGCCGCGAAAGCCTCACGGTGCACCTGCTCCAGCTGCGCGGGCTCCGCCGTCTGGAGGAGGTAGTCGTAGCGGGCGATCGCCGCCCGGTCACGAGGGTCGACGGGTGCCGTGAATGTGGCAGGACGAGCATCCGTCCTGCCATGCGAGCCCGCGCCCGCGCCCGGCGCCGCGCCCGCGCCGGTGACCGGCGTCGTCGAGCCGGGCCTCGAGGTCGCGCCCGCCCCGCCGTCGCCGGTGAGCCGGTCGGCGGCCGAGCGCACGAGCTCGCGCCAGTCAGTTCCGCCCTGCGTGCCGCGGGCGGATTCCCTGCCCGTCGTACCGCCGCTCGCGGAGCCCTTGTCGAGGGCTTTCGACGCCAGGTTCAGGATGCGCTGCAGACTGCTCATGTCGGCCTTCCGTTCGGGTGGCCTCCATCGTCACCCGGCGTTCTGAACGACCGCCCCGTCATCCCGGGAATTCCCCGACGAGGCCGTGTCTCCCAGCCCGTTCATACGAACGATCGCCTCAGTTGTGCGCCTGCAGCCAGGCGAACGGGTCGACCGGCGAGCCCCCCACGTGGATCTCGAGGTGCAGGTGCGCACCCGTCGAGGTTCCCGTGTTGCCCACCGATCCGAGCTGTTGCCCCACGACGACCGCCTGCCCCTCGCTCACGGTGGGCGAACCGGTGAGCATGTGGCCGTACCAGCTGCTCACCTCCTCGCCGTCGATGACGTGGTCGACCACGACGTACACGCCGAGGCCACCGCCGTCGCTGCGCACCACCTTGCTCACGACGCCCGAGGCGATGGCGCCGATCGGCGTGCCCTGGCCGGGCGTGAAGTCGACGCCCTTGTGGTTGGTGCTGCCGATGCCGCCGGGGGAGGAGCGCGGCCCGAAGCCGTCGCTGATGGGGACGCCCACGGGGAACGGCCACTGGATCTCGCTCAGCGTGTTGTTCGTGTAGGTCGAGGCGGTACGGATGCCGAAGGCCGCTGCCTTCGCCGCCGCCACCCGCGCCGCTTCGGCCGCCCGCGCTGCGGCGAGCTCTTCCGGGGTGGTGGCGCGGAACTCGTCGCGGGTGACCGAGAGCTCTCCGCCCGCGGCGGTGAGCAACTCCTGCGAGGCGGGGAGCTCGGTCGTGACGGGGGCTTCGGCGAAGCTGCTGGTGGTGGGGCCGCCGACGGCGGAGAGCGAGGTGGCGGCGGCGAGCAGCGCGGCGAAGGAGAACGCGGCGACGCCCTTCCAGTTGGGAAGAGACCGCTGCGGGCGGGTCGGAGAAGCCTGGGGTCGCGACCGCCGGACGAGCGCCTTGCGACCCGCTTCGTCGCGTTCTCGCTGTTCGCGCAGGGCGCGTCGGGTGAGCGGAGCGTTCGAAGACATCCGTTCCACCCTAAGCGGATTTCTTAGGCGCGACCTGGGAAACGCCAAGGATCTGCGCAGCCGGGCGCATCCGTGACAGGATCGGCTATGCCCGCACGCCTGATGCTGCTCGACACCGCGTCCCTCTACTTCCGCGCCTTCTACGGGGTGCCCGACAGCATCCGCCGCTCCGACGGCACGCCGGTGAACGCGGTGCGCGGGCTCCTCGACATGATCGCGCGGCTCACCGTCGACTTCGGTGCGACCCATCTCGTGGCCTGCTGGGACGACGACTGGCGGCCGCAGTGGCGGGTCGATCTCATTCCGAGCTACAAGGCGCACCGCGTCGCCGAGGAGGTCGAGGCGGCACCCGACGTCGAGGTCGTGCCCGACCCCCTCGAGGCGCAGATCCCGCTCATCCGCGAGACGCTCGCGCTCGCCGGCATCGCCGTGGTGGGGGCCGCCCGGCACGAGGCCGACGACGTCATCGGCAGCTACACCGCCCAAGCGGAACTGCCGGTCGACGTGGTGACCGGCGACCGCGACCTGTTCCAGCTCGTCGACGACTCCCGTGACGTGAGAGTGATCTATACCGCCAAGGGCATGAAGAACCTGGAGGTGCTCACCGACGCCGTCGTGGTGTCGAAGTACCGGGTGCTGCCGGAGCAGTACGCCGCGTTCGCCACCCTGCGTGGCGACACCAGCGACGGTCTTCCGGGTGTCGCAGGCATCGGCGAGAAGACCGCGGCCACGCTGCTCGGCCAGTACGGCACCCTCGAGGCCCTGCGGGCGGCGGTGACGGATGGGGGCAGCGGGCTCTCGGGGAGCGTTCGGCTGAAGCTCGAAGCCGCCGCCGATTACCTCGACGTGGCGCCGCGTGTGGTGAACGTGGTGCGCGACCTCGAGCTTCCGTCACTCGATGAGGCGGGTGCGCACCTGCAGCCGGTGACGGGGGAGAACCGGGCCGAGCTCGAGCGCCTGGCGACCGAGTGGAACCTGGGCGGCTCCGTCGGCCGCCTTCTCGCCGCGCTCGACCGCACCGGAGACTGACCTGCTCGTCCTCACTGCCCGGGCCCGCTGAGTACTGCCCGGGTCCACCGACTCCTCCACAGGAGGGATGCACTCCACACCAGCTGGGAGAAATCGGCAACCGGGTAGCCGGCCGGGAGGAGCGGTCGTACGGTTGCCCGCATGTCCACGATGTACACGCCCCAGGACCCGACCACCCTCTATCCGCGGCCGCCGTTCCCTCCGCAGCAGCAGGAGGGCCCCGGCGACATCCACGAGATGACGCCGAAGCCCGACCACGGCGAGGAGAGCTATGTCGGCAACGGCAGGCTCCCCGGCCGCAAGGCCATCGTCACCGGCGCCGACTCCGGCATCGGCCGCGCCGTCGCCATCGCCTACGCCCGCGAGGGCGCCGACGTCGCCCTGTCGTACCTGCCCGAAGAGCAGGCCCAGGCCGAAGAGGTCGCCGCCCTCATCGAGGCCGAAGGCCGTAAGGCGCTCCTGTTCCCCGGCGACCTGCAAGACGAGGCGACCAACGCGGCGCTCGTCGAGAAGACCGTCGAGGAGTTCGGCGGCCTCGACATCCTCGCCATCATCGCCGGCACCATGCCCACCGTCGACAGCATCGACGACTTCGAGACCGAGACCCTCGACCACGTGCTGAAGGCGAACATCTACCCCCTGTTCTGGCTCACCAAGGCTGCTTCGCCGCACCTGAAGCCGGGCGCTTCGATCGTGACCTGCTCCAGCATCCAGGGCTACGTGCCGTCGCCCCAGCTCGCGGAGTACGCCGTCTCGAAGGCCGGCATCGCCAACTGGACCCGTGCCATGGCCCAGCAGCTCGCCGAGCGCGGCATCCGTGTGAACGGCGTGGCGCCCGGTCCCATCTGGACCCCGCTCCAGCCCGCCTTCGTGCCGAACGAGAAGATCGAGTCGTTCGGCGAAGACACCCCGCTCGGGCGCCCCGGCCAGCCTGCCGAGCTCGCCCCGCCGTTCGTGCTGCTCGCCTCTCAGGAGGCCAGCTACATCAGCGGCGAGACCATCGCCGTCACCGGCGGCACCCCCACCCACTGACGAGAACCCAACACGAGACAGGAGCGATCATGACCGACCAGACGCCTCACCAGCCCGGAGACGACACCGACGACCTGCGTGGCGGTGACCGCCCCGACGCCGACGAGCTGCCCGACGGCTCGTCGTCAGACGGCAGCGAGTCGAGCGAGGGCGAAGACACCGCTTCCGGCGGCGGCGCCGACGAGTAGCTGCATAGCGCACCCGCCTCGCCCCAGACCCCGGCACCCCGACAGGAAGAGAACGAATGGATCTCGGCATCACCGGTAGAACGGCCCTCGTGACGGGCGGTGACTCGGGAATCGGGTGGCACACGGCGCGACTGCTGCTGGCCGAGGGGGCGACGGTCGTGGTCACCGACCGCGATCAGGCGGCCCTCGACGAGGCGGCCGCGCGGCTCGACGGAGCCGACGGCCGCCTCCACGCCTTCGCCGCCGACATCACCGACACCGCCCAGCTCGCGGCCCTCCACGACAGCGTGCGGGAGGCGGTCGGTGAGATCGACATCCTGGTGCAGGCAGCGGGGGTCACGGGTGCGCAGGGCCTGTTCCACGAGATCGACGACGAGGGCTGGGTGAGCACGGTCGAGACCGACCTGCTCGGTCCGGTGCGGGTGACCCGCGAGTTCCTCCCCGACCTCCGCACCGGTGGGTGGGGCAGGCTCGTCTTCCTCGCCTCTGAAGACGCCGTGCAGCCCTATGACGACGAGCTGCCGTATTGCGCGGCGAAGGCCGGGGTGCTCGCGCTGGCGAAGGGGTTGTCGCGCTCCTATGCCGCGGAGGGTCTTCTCGTGAACGCGGTCTCGCCGGCGTTCATCCACACCCCCATGACCGACGCGATGATGCAGAAGCGCAGTGAGCAGCTCGGGGTGCCGACCGAGGAAGCGATCGCCTCGTTCCTCGACGAGGAGCGCCCCTACATGGAGCTGAAGCGTCGCGGCGAACCCGAGGAGGTCGCGAACGTCGTGGTCTTCCTCTGCTCCGACGCAGCCTCCTTCGTCAACGGCTCCAACTACCGTGTCGATTCGGGCTCCGTTGCCACGATCTGACGCGCTCCGCGACGGGTCGCACCCCGGCTACGTCGAGCTCAGCGACTACGCGATGATCGGCGACGGGCGCACCGTCGCCGCCATCGCCCCCGACGGTCGTATCGATTGGTTCCCGGTGCCGGGGCTCGACGCGGCACCGGCCTTCGCCGCCCTGGTCGATGCCGAACGCGGCGGGTTCTTCGAGCTCCGGCCCACCGGCCCGTTCCGGTCGACCCGGGAGTACGTGCCCGGCACGAATGTGCTGCGCACCACCTTCATCACGCCCACGGGCGAGGCGACCGTCACCGATGCCCTCGTCACCGGGGTGGCCGGTCGCCTGCCCTGGACGGAGCTCGCCCGCCGCATCGACGGCGTGCGCGGCACCGTACCGTTCACCTGGCAGGTCGCGCCAGGCGGGCTGTTCGCCGAGGAGCCCGTGCGCCGGGTGGAGTCGTTGCACGGTCCGCTGCTGCGCATCGGCACGAACGATCTCGTGCTGGTCGGCTTCGGACACGGACGCACCGACCATGACGAGTCGACGACGCCGGCGGGTCGTGGCGACGACGGCGGAGCGTCGCCCGGTCGCGGCGCCGGGGCATCCGATGCCTCGCCCACCGGCGCGCCCACCGGCCCGACCTCCGGGCCCCCGCGCTTCGAGGGCGCCTTCACCGCCTCGGCGGGCTCGCGGCACCTGCTCGCGCTTTGCGGCACCGATGACGAGCCCATCCACCTGCCCGACCCCCACATCGTCGATCAGGGCGTCGACCGCAGCATCGACAACTGGGCCCACTGGTCGGAGGTGTTCAGCTACGACGGCCCCTGGTCAGACGCGGTGCACCGCAGCGCGCTCGCGCTCAAGCTGCTCATCTTCTCGCCCACCGGCGCCATCGCGGCCGCGGCCACCACCGGGCTCCCCGAGAACGACCGCGGCACCAAGAACTACGACTATCGCTTCGCCTGGGTGCGCGACCTCGCCTACACGGTGGGCGCGCTCACCCGCTTCGGGCTGCGCGAGGAGACGCACGCCGCGGTCTCCTGGGTGCTCTCGACGTTCAAGCGGCACCGCAACGCCCTCGGCATCTTCTACACGCTGGACGGCGACGAACCCGCGGGCCTCAGGCGCGTCGAAGCCGAAGGCTGGCAGGGCGTAGGCCCCGTCGACATCGGCAACCAGGCCGCTTCGCAACTGCAGCTCGGCGTCTACGCCGACGTCATCGGCATCATGCGCCAGTACGTCGAGGCCGGCAACATCCTCGACGGCAACACCGCGACGCTACTGGAGGAGTTCGCCGACAGCGCCTGCCGGCGGTGGCCCGAGAAGGACTCCGGCATGTGGGAGCTGCCTCGCAAGCGCCACTACGTGTCAAGCAAGATGGGCTGCTGGCGCGCGCTCGACGACGCCTGCCGGCTGGCGGAGCTGGGGGAGATCCACCCCACGCCCGAATCGCTCGGGCGCTGGGAGAAGAACCGCGACCTCCTCGCGCGCTGGATCGCGAAGCACGGGTGGTCGAAGAAGCACCGCGCCTACGTCATGTACCCCAAGGCCGATGCGCTCGATGCCTCGGTGCTGCTGCACTCCACAGCCGGTTTCGGCCCGGCCGAGCGGATGCACGCGACGGTCGACCGCATCCGTTCCGAGCTCGCGGTCGGCCCGCACCTCTACCGCTACAGCGGAGTGCACGAGGAGGAAGCGGCCTTCGTCGCGTGCGGCTTCTGGTTCGTGCAGGCGCTTGCCGGGTTCGGCGAACTCGACGAGGCGACGTCACGCAT contains the following coding sequences:
- a CDS encoding sensor histidine kinase, which gives rise to MTAQHDPLADAAGIAADRRAMLTTVGVTSGLFGVTVSIQSVLVLGAFSSTLRAQDASPLADVTVRVLINLLSVGVVVLLTSVLQVEQHRGPALALRGLAAVVGGAGLRGALQLAAGVYPIDPPNAVLTDALIGSVLFAVTLVAGLVIVGLLRRLRDEERQRFAQELTAREALESLQREELRVRREVAENIHGSVQNRFVLLAAELAAVADGLDECDGPHGPPDAPRTRGDRIRAVANELDRLRESELRALSEMLYPIDLDRGLPTALRSLFARIPPSIRTELTIDPRADAAAARLPEPAAILVLRVVEDGVSNALRHGKASALALSMDVDGDTIVLALRDDGVGLPPDPRWSGLARLRRQLESVGGALALRGGNDDGGPGPGAVLEARLPLPT
- a CDS encoding response regulator transcription factor; its protein translation is MSAPDPGVARGPIRVAVVEDQPLFRQMIAALLSSAGRFDLVGAWPDAASAREGLTGRRLDVALLDYRLPDGDGITLGRWLRSEQPGLGIVLLSATDNMNALLDLAASELRGWSYLSKTSSLSSRGLLAALEATAQGRTVLDPALSERRSPRRGTGLDALSPRQYEVLELVAEGLTNTAIAHRLGIADRSVDNHVSTIYQALEISADGERNPRVEAVRRFLTETA
- a CDS encoding M23 family metallopeptidase, whose amino-acid sequence is MSSNAPLTRRALREQRERDEAGRKALVRRSRPQASPTRPQRSLPNWKGVAAFSFAALLAAATSLSAVGGPTTSSFAEAPVTTELPASQELLTAAGGELSVTRDEFRATTPEELAAARAAEAARVAAAKAAAFGIRTASTYTNNTLSEIQWPFPVGVPISDGFGPRSSPGGIGSTNHKGVDFTPGQGTPIGAIASGVVSKVVRSDGGGLGVYVVVDHVIDGEEVSSWYGHMLTGSPTVSEGQAVVVGQQLGSVGNTGTSTGAHLHLEIHVGGSPVDPFAWLQAHN
- a CDS encoding 5'-3' exonuclease H3TH domain-containing protein; the encoded protein is MPARLMLLDTASLYFRAFYGVPDSIRRSDGTPVNAVRGLLDMIARLTVDFGATHLVACWDDDWRPQWRVDLIPSYKAHRVAEEVEAAPDVEVVPDPLEAQIPLIRETLALAGIAVVGAARHEADDVIGSYTAQAELPVDVVTGDRDLFQLVDDSRDVRVIYTAKGMKNLEVLTDAVVVSKYRVLPEQYAAFATLRGDTSDGLPGVAGIGEKTAATLLGQYGTLEALRAAVTDGGSGLSGSVRLKLEAAADYLDVAPRVVNVVRDLELPSLDEAGAHLQPVTGENRAELERLATEWNLGGSVGRLLAALDRTGD
- a CDS encoding SDR family oxidoreductase, coding for MSTMYTPQDPTTLYPRPPFPPQQQEGPGDIHEMTPKPDHGEESYVGNGRLPGRKAIVTGADSGIGRAVAIAYAREGADVALSYLPEEQAQAEEVAALIEAEGRKALLFPGDLQDEATNAALVEKTVEEFGGLDILAIIAGTMPTVDSIDDFETETLDHVLKANIYPLFWLTKAASPHLKPGASIVTCSSIQGYVPSPQLAEYAVSKAGIANWTRAMAQQLAERGIRVNGVAPGPIWTPLQPAFVPNEKIESFGEDTPLGRPGQPAELAPPFVLLASQEASYISGETIAVTGGTPTH
- a CDS encoding SDR family NAD(P)-dependent oxidoreductase codes for the protein MDLGITGRTALVTGGDSGIGWHTARLLLAEGATVVVTDRDQAALDEAAARLDGADGRLHAFAADITDTAQLAALHDSVREAVGEIDILVQAAGVTGAQGLFHEIDDEGWVSTVETDLLGPVRVTREFLPDLRTGGWGRLVFLASEDAVQPYDDELPYCAAKAGVLALAKGLSRSYAAEGLLVNAVSPAFIHTPMTDAMMQKRSEQLGVPTEEAIASFLDEERPYMELKRRGEPEEVANVVVFLCSDAASFVNGSNYRVDSGSVATI
- a CDS encoding glycoside hydrolase family 15 protein; amino-acid sequence: MIGDGRTVAAIAPDGRIDWFPVPGLDAAPAFAALVDAERGGFFELRPTGPFRSTREYVPGTNVLRTTFITPTGEATVTDALVTGVAGRLPWTELARRIDGVRGTVPFTWQVAPGGLFAEEPVRRVESLHGPLLRIGTNDLVLVGFGHGRTDHDESTTPAGRGDDGGASPGRGAGASDASPTGAPTGPTSGPPRFEGAFTASAGSRHLLALCGTDDEPIHLPDPHIVDQGVDRSIDNWAHWSEVFSYDGPWSDAVHRSALALKLLIFSPTGAIAAAATTGLPENDRGTKNYDYRFAWVRDLAYTVGALTRFGLREETHAAVSWVLSTFKRHRNALGIFYTLDGDEPAGLRRVEAEGWQGVGPVDIGNQAASQLQLGVYADVIGIMRQYVEAGNILDGNTATLLEEFADSACRRWPEKDSGMWELPRKRHYVSSKMGCWRALDDACRLAELGEIHPTPESLGRWEKNRDLLARWIAKHGWSKKHRAYVMYPKADALDASVLLHSTAGFGPAERMHATVDRIRSELAVGPHLYRYSGVHEEEAAFVACGFWFVQALAGFGELDEATSRMDALVAAANDVGLYSEMIEPETGRFFGNLPQGLSHLALVDAAEAIRAARERAAH